The following nucleotide sequence is from Mesotoga infera.
GGCTGTGGATCTCAATAGTCTTCAAACCAACACTGATTAGAGAACCAAATGAATATACTAAACTTGCTTCCGTCGCAATTGTTGAAACTCTTCTGCAGCTTGACTTCAAATCTGTGAGGATTAAGTGGCCAAACGATGTTCTGATAAACAGCAGAAAAGTTGCCGGGATTCTTACTGAGGCAGTTTTTACAGGCAGGTCGCTTAGTGCCATAGTGGTAGGTGTAGGTATCAACGTAAACAATGAATTGCCTGACGAAATCAAGCAAACCGCCCTCAGTTTGAGTGCCGTGAAGGGTAATCATATTTCGCTTGAATCACTTCTAGATAGGCTTCTTAAGAGAATGGAATTCCTCAGAAAGACCTACCTGATAAGAGGAAAAAGCAGATACCTCACCAGACGCTGGAAGAAATACCTCGCTTTTCGAGAGAATGATGAAATAACTGTATCCCTGCGCGAAGATGACAGAGTCACTGGTATAATTAAGAGGATAACTCCTTCATCATTGCTGATCGAACAAGAGAACGGAACGGTCCTCGAAATAAAGTCGGGGGAGGTTATCCTCTAATCTCCTGAACAACCTCCGACCGGAAATCCTCCGTAACCTTCACAATGAGTGTTCTGTTTGAAAACCTTATAGAGACGATGTCGTTGGGTTTCACTTCCGAACCTGGCTTTGCCGGAGTATTGTTTCTTGATACATAACCCTTTTCAATCGCTCTTTTTGCCACTACTCTTCGTTTGATTATCCCATTTACTTTCAAGTATTTGTCTATACGCAAGATAAATCTCCTATGAGTATACACTTGACTAACTAACTCAAAATAGGTATAATTATGTCATCGAGATGTTCTTGCCCCCGCCACTCCGCTAGGTGCAGGGGCACTTTTTTTACATAATCACTATAA
It contains:
- a CDS encoding RNA-binding S4 domain-containing protein gives rise to the protein MRIDKYLKVNGIIKRRVVAKRAIEKGYVSRNNTPAKPGSEVKPNDIVSIRFSNRTLIVKVTEDFRSEVVQEIRG
- a CDS encoding biotin--[acetyl-CoA-carboxylase] ligase gives rise to the protein MMAGENVISFSEIDSTNRFAVDNLDRLPSGTVVWSLSQTKGYGRHKRVWHSSRGGLWISIVFKPTLIREPNEYTKLASVAIVETLLQLDFKSVRIKWPNDVLINSRKVAGILTEAVFTGRSLSAIVVGVGINVNNELPDEIKQTALSLSAVKGNHISLESLLDRLLKRMEFLRKTYLIRGKSRYLTRRWKKYLAFRENDEITVSLREDDRVTGIIKRITPSSLLIEQENGTVLEIKSGEVIL